The following are encoded in a window of Aromatoleum petrolei genomic DNA:
- a CDS encoding cation-transporting P-type ATPase, with protein MSERHLDPVLSAGWHALSGDEVGQILQTGPDGLSDDEALRRLGQYGSNRLAPPARRGPLARLLMQFHNILLYVMLGAAIITAALGHWIDTGVLLVAVLINVIIGFIQEGKAETALDAIRAMLSPHATVIRAGHRREIDAAGLVPGDLVFLSSGDRVPADLRLVSVRELRIEEAALTGESLPIEKGTEPVGVDAALGDRYGMAYSGTFVVYGQAMGIVVATGSKTELGRINQMLADIRRMSTPLLRQIDEFGRVLALTIIGLSAATFVLGTLWRDHAPAEMFMMVVALAASAIPEGLPAIMTVTLALGVQRMARRKAIVRHLPAVETLGSVTVICSDKTGTLTCNEMTVQRFVCAGHVFDVGGVGYAPAGDFSIDDRIVEVEHYPALSLAIRAGVLCSDARLREEDGLWRVEGDPTEGALLVAGRKAGFSQHAGDTAWPRTDAIPFESQHRFMATSHLDPDGDPWIFVKGAPERILDMCEFQLNHDGERPLDIDYWRRMATDTAAQGLRLLALACKRSAPVAGPLSFADAEHGYVFLALVGIIDPAREEAIDAVGECHRAGIRVKMITGDHGETARAIGAQLAIGVGKPFITGAEVAVMDDAALRRVAMELDVFARASPEHKLRLVKALQDDGQVVAMTGDGVNDAPALKRADVGVAMGLKGTEAAKEAADMVIADDNFATIATAVREGRAVYDNLKKFILFMLPTNGGEALVVIAAILFELALPLTPAQVLWINMVTSSTLGLALAFEPAEGDVMNRHPRPPGEALLSGFFIWRVLMVSVLMMTGALGLFLWELDMGTSVETARTMAVDAVVMAEMFYLLNSRFIFAPVTNWKGLTSNRHVLLAITACIPLQIAYTHADFMHGIFNSTALTPMEWSKVVAAGLLVFVVAELEKFFIRRSGLAARLSHA; from the coding sequence ATGAGCGAGCGTCACCTTGATCCTGTCCTGTCCGCTGGATGGCATGCGCTGTCCGGGGACGAGGTTGGACAGATATTGCAGACCGGGCCGGATGGCCTGAGCGATGACGAAGCACTGCGGCGACTCGGGCAGTACGGTTCGAACCGGCTCGCTCCGCCGGCCAGGCGCGGTCCGCTCGCGCGGCTGCTGATGCAGTTCCACAACATCCTGCTGTACGTGATGCTTGGCGCGGCCATCATCACGGCGGCGCTCGGGCACTGGATCGATACCGGCGTCCTGCTCGTTGCGGTGCTGATCAACGTGATCATCGGCTTTATCCAGGAGGGCAAGGCAGAGACTGCGCTCGACGCCATCCGCGCGATGTTGTCGCCGCATGCGACGGTGATCCGCGCGGGGCATCGGCGCGAGATCGATGCCGCCGGTCTGGTGCCGGGCGATCTCGTGTTCCTGAGCTCCGGTGACCGTGTTCCGGCGGATCTGCGTCTGGTTTCAGTCCGGGAGTTGCGCATCGAGGAGGCGGCGCTGACGGGCGAATCCCTGCCGATCGAGAAGGGAACGGAGCCCGTAGGCGTCGATGCCGCGCTGGGCGACCGCTACGGCATGGCCTACTCGGGCACCTTTGTTGTGTACGGTCAGGCGATGGGCATCGTGGTGGCGACGGGCAGCAAAACGGAACTGGGCAGGATCAATCAGATGCTCGCGGACATCCGGAGGATGTCCACGCCCCTGCTGCGCCAGATCGACGAGTTTGGGCGTGTGCTGGCGTTGACGATCATCGGCCTGTCAGCGGCGACTTTCGTGCTCGGCACCCTGTGGCGCGATCACGCGCCCGCAGAAATGTTCATGATGGTCGTCGCACTCGCTGCCTCGGCCATTCCAGAGGGCTTGCCGGCGATCATGACCGTGACCCTAGCGCTCGGAGTGCAACGCATGGCCCGTCGCAAGGCCATCGTTCGCCACTTGCCGGCAGTGGAAACGCTTGGCTCGGTAACGGTCATCTGCTCCGACAAGACGGGTACCCTGACGTGCAACGAAATGACGGTGCAACGCTTCGTCTGTGCCGGCCACGTGTTCGATGTGGGGGGCGTCGGCTACGCTCCCGCGGGGGACTTCAGCATCGACGATCGTATCGTCGAGGTCGAGCACTATCCCGCGCTTTCCCTTGCGATCCGCGCCGGCGTGCTATGCAGCGATGCGCGATTGCGCGAAGAGGATGGTCTGTGGCGGGTCGAAGGCGATCCGACCGAAGGCGCACTGCTTGTGGCAGGACGCAAGGCTGGATTTTCACAGCACGCCGGGGACACGGCATGGCCGCGGACGGACGCCATCCCGTTCGAGTCCCAGCATCGTTTCATGGCGACATCCCATCTTGACCCGGACGGCGACCCGTGGATCTTCGTGAAAGGCGCACCCGAGCGGATCCTCGACATGTGCGAATTCCAGCTGAACCACGATGGCGAGCGGCCGCTGGATATCGATTACTGGCGCCGGATGGCAACCGACACGGCGGCACAGGGATTGCGGCTCCTCGCGTTGGCGTGCAAGCGCAGCGCTCCAGTCGCGGGTCCGCTGAGTTTCGCCGACGCGGAGCACGGGTACGTGTTTCTCGCGCTGGTCGGCATCATCGATCCGGCTCGCGAGGAAGCCATCGACGCGGTGGGCGAGTGCCACCGCGCCGGCATCCGCGTGAAGATGATCACGGGTGACCACGGCGAGACGGCCCGCGCAATCGGTGCGCAACTGGCCATCGGCGTCGGCAAACCATTCATCACCGGGGCCGAGGTGGCCGTGATGGATGACGCCGCGTTGCGGCGGGTGGCGATGGAGTTGGATGTATTCGCGCGGGCCAGCCCCGAGCACAAGCTGCGTCTGGTGAAAGCGCTGCAGGACGACGGCCAGGTGGTCGCGATGACCGGCGACGGGGTGAATGACGCCCCCGCATTGAAGCGGGCCGATGTCGGCGTGGCGATGGGCCTCAAAGGTACCGAGGCGGCCAAGGAAGCCGCCGACATGGTGATTGCCGACGACAACTTCGCGACGATCGCGACCGCCGTTCGGGAAGGCCGCGCCGTTTATGACAACCTGAAGAAATTCATCCTGTTCATGTTGCCCACCAATGGCGGTGAGGCGCTCGTCGTTATCGCGGCCATTCTGTTCGAACTGGCCCTGCCGCTGACGCCCGCGCAGGTGCTGTGGATCAACATGGTCACGTCTTCGACGCTGGGCCTGGCGCTCGCCTTCGAACCGGCTGAGGGCGACGTCATGAATCGCCATCCGCGGCCGCCGGGCGAAGCCTTGCTGTCGGGGTTCTTCATCTGGCGGGTGCTGATGGTCTCCGTGCTGATGATGACCGGTGCGCTCGGACTCTTCCTATGGGAATTGGACATGGGCACGAGCGTGGAGACGGCGCGCACGATGGCCGTCGATGCCGTCGTGATGGCTGAAATGTTCTACCTGCTCAACAGCCGCTTCATCTTTGCGCCTGTCACGAACTGGAAGGGGCTGACCAGTAATCGTCATGTCCTCCTCGCGATCACCGCCTGCATTCCGCTGCAGATTGCCTACACGCACGCGGACTTCATGCACGGCATTTTCAATTCGACTGCGCTCACGCCGATGGAATGGAGCAAGGTGGTGGCAGCCGGCCTGCTCGTGTTTGTCGTGGCGGAGCTCGAGAAATTCTTCATTCGCCGCAGCGGCCTTGCTGCACGCCTGAGCCATGCATGA
- a CDS encoding monovalent cation/H+ antiporter subunit D, translating to MSALPWQEHLIVLPVLLPLVAGAALIPVNQKHHNIKLGLAAAVNVLLLILAVTLMALVDGGHWPKAIGVYLAANWAAPFGIALMVDRLAALMLVLTATIALAVLVFSARRWDRVGVHFHSLFLFLLMGLNGAFLTNDLFNLFVFFEVMLAASYGLLLHGYNLNRIRAGMQYIAVNLIASLLFLIGVALIYAASGTLNIPDLAKRVSMLRPEDAYLLQIGASVLALAFLTKAAMWPLGFWLPGTYSSACPPVAAMLVVMTKVGVYAVLRVWLAVFGDAAGPLAGFGFAALTAGGMATIVFGAIGLLSSQEGARMAGYGAVVSSGTLLAVIGLSGGSVLAAGLYYLVSATLAMSAFMLLLELTERIRPPGASLLAVTMEAFAIDDKPEDPVGVVIPGALAFLGLSFVTCALVISGMPPLSGFIAKFSLIHALLETPAPGRPGVTPTVWVLIALLIIAGLASIIALMRLGVRTFWASGASTPPSLLASEAAPVTALVVLCAVLTVLAGNVFEYMERTADGLKRVDDYGERVLGHSPVVRVPIPEGAR from the coding sequence ATGAGTGCGCTCCCCTGGCAGGAACATCTGATCGTGCTGCCCGTCCTGCTGCCGCTTGTCGCTGGCGCGGCGCTGATTCCGGTGAATCAGAAGCACCACAATATCAAACTCGGCCTCGCCGCAGCCGTCAACGTCCTCCTGTTGATTCTGGCCGTGACGCTGATGGCGCTGGTCGACGGCGGTCATTGGCCGAAGGCGATCGGCGTGTATCTCGCCGCAAACTGGGCCGCCCCCTTCGGGATTGCGCTGATGGTCGACCGCCTTGCCGCCCTGATGCTGGTGCTGACCGCGACCATTGCCCTGGCCGTACTGGTCTTTTCCGCACGCCGCTGGGATCGCGTCGGCGTGCACTTCCATTCGCTGTTTCTCTTCCTGCTGATGGGATTGAACGGCGCGTTTCTGACGAACGACCTGTTCAACCTGTTCGTCTTCTTCGAGGTCATGCTGGCCGCCTCGTACGGCTTGCTGCTGCACGGCTACAATCTGAACCGGATTCGAGCCGGCATGCAGTACATCGCCGTCAACCTGATCGCATCGCTGTTGTTCCTGATCGGTGTGGCATTGATCTACGCGGCTTCCGGCACGCTCAACATCCCCGACCTGGCAAAGCGCGTTTCCATGCTGAGGCCGGAGGATGCCTATCTGTTGCAGATCGGAGCGAGCGTGCTGGCGCTGGCCTTCCTCACCAAGGCGGCGATGTGGCCCCTCGGTTTCTGGTTGCCAGGCACCTATTCCTCGGCATGTCCCCCCGTTGCGGCGATGCTGGTGGTGATGACGAAGGTTGGCGTCTACGCGGTGCTGCGGGTATGGCTGGCGGTGTTCGGCGATGCGGCCGGCCCCCTCGCGGGTTTCGGTTTTGCAGCACTGACCGCGGGCGGAATGGCGACGATCGTGTTCGGTGCCATCGGCTTGCTCTCGAGTCAGGAAGGCGCACGCATGGCGGGATACGGCGCGGTCGTGTCCTCGGGCACGCTGCTGGCCGTGATCGGACTATCCGGCGGCTCCGTGCTCGCGGCAGGCTTGTACTATCTTGTCAGTGCGACGCTGGCCATGTCCGCCTTCATGCTGCTGCTCGAACTCACCGAGCGCATCCGTCCGCCGGGCGCATCGCTCCTCGCCGTGACGATGGAGGCGTTCGCGATCGACGACAAACCGGAGGACCCGGTGGGTGTCGTGATTCCGGGGGCGCTCGCGTTCCTCGGTCTGAGCTTCGTAACGTGCGCGCTGGTTATCAGCGGCATGCCGCCGCTCTCGGGCTTCATCGCCAAGTTCAGCCTGATTCACGCCTTGCTCGAAACTCCGGCGCCCGGACGGCCGGGCGTGACGCCCACGGTCTGGGTGTTGATCGCACTGCTCATCATTGCGGGCCTGGCGTCGATCATCGCGTTGATGCGACTGGGCGTGCGCACGTTCTGGGCTTCGGGCGCAAGCACACCACCCAGTCTGCTCGCGTCGGAGGCTGCGCCGGTGACGGCTTTGGTCGTGCTGTGCGCCGTGCTCACGGTGCTGGCCGGGAACGTGTTCGAATATATGGAACGAACCGCAGACGGACTGAAGCGTGTCGATGACTACGGCGAACGGGTGCTTGGACATTCGCCGGTCGTTCGTGTGCCGATTCCCGAGGGGGCACGATGA
- the rnk gene encoding nucleoside diphosphate kinase regulator — protein MQEGNIIVSEVDFVRLMAIQPHPSLRAELERAIVIPVESIRTDVVTMNAHVHYRDEKTGLDREVTIVFPEEADIQQGKVSILAPVGAALIGLSAGQAIDWEFPDGTERRLTVIAVEQADSTSRAGANHPH, from the coding sequence ATGCAAGAGGGTAACATCATCGTGAGTGAGGTCGACTTTGTGCGGCTGATGGCGATCCAACCGCATCCCTCTCTGCGTGCAGAACTGGAGCGGGCAATTGTGATTCCCGTGGAATCAATCCGGACGGATGTCGTCACAATGAATGCGCACGTTCATTACCGAGACGAGAAAACGGGTCTCGATCGCGAAGTGACAATCGTGTTCCCCGAAGAGGCAGACATTCAGCAGGGGAAGGTCTCCATCCTGGCCCCGGTCGGTGCCGCGCTGATCGGTCTCTCCGCAGGTCAGGCGATCGACTGGGAATTTCCGGATGGAACGGAGCGCCGCTTGACCGTCATCGCAGTTGAACAGGCGGACAGCACGAGTCGGGCAGGCGCGAATCACCCGCATTGA
- a CDS encoding arginine N-succinyltransferase translates to MRVARADDAAAFHALVIEADGALERHAESPDASRATLERVERSLAGEASDAERGYLLLLEDCASSEIVGCVQLVCSIGLDQPFYDYRLGRIVHSSSRLQSWRCHDVLYLCNDLTGCSELHSLYVRRDARGMGGAALLTKAAQLFIATRLTEFAPRTIIEMHGVRGADDTSPFWEAVGRHFFKVDQRGAERLVAQGRKAFIAELMPKHPVYLSLLPESAQATVGGIHPEVAALARLLERDGFHFENHVDIFDAGMVLEAHTHTLNGVANGREVVAEEIDPAQGAGSWWIAAGEGAGFRVSAADGVLIEERLRLSPDTLRRLGAESGSVVRVLGAA, encoded by the coding sequence GTGCGCGTTGCGCGTGCGGACGACGCCGCGGCCTTCCATGCGCTCGTGATCGAGGCGGACGGCGCCCTCGAGCGCCACGCGGAATCGCCCGATGCGAGCCGCGCGACGCTGGAGCGGGTCGAGCGCAGCCTCGCCGGCGAGGCGAGCGATGCGGAGCGCGGCTACCTGCTGCTGCTCGAGGACTGCGCGAGCAGCGAGATCGTCGGGTGCGTGCAGCTCGTGTGCAGCATCGGCCTCGATCAGCCGTTCTACGACTACCGCCTGGGCAGGATCGTCCATTCCAGCTCGCGCCTGCAGTCCTGGCGCTGCCACGACGTCCTGTACCTGTGCAACGACCTCACCGGCTGCAGCGAGCTGCACAGCCTGTACGTGCGGCGCGACGCGCGCGGCATGGGCGGTGCGGCGCTGCTGACGAAAGCCGCACAGCTCTTCATCGCCACCCGGCTCACCGAGTTCGCACCGCGCACCATCATCGAAATGCACGGCGTGCGCGGTGCCGACGACACCTCGCCGTTCTGGGAAGCGGTCGGCCGGCACTTCTTCAAGGTCGACCAGCGCGGTGCCGAACGCCTCGTCGCGCAAGGCCGCAAGGCCTTCATCGCCGAGCTGATGCCCAAGCACCCGGTCTACCTGAGCCTGCTGCCCGAATCGGCGCAGGCCACGGTCGGCGGCATCCACCCCGAAGTCGCCGCGCTCGCACGCCTGCTCGAACGCGACGGTTTCCACTTCGAGAACCATGTGGACATCTTCGACGCCGGCATGGTGCTCGAGGCACACACGCACACTCTGAACGGCGTCGCGAACGGTCGCGAGGTGGTGGCGGAGGAGATCGATCCGGCGCAAGGCGCGGGGTCGTGGTGGATCGCGGCGGGCGAGGGCGCGGGCTTTCGCGTGTCCGCCGCGGATGGCGTGCTCATCGAGGAGCGCCTGCGCCTGTCGCCCGACACCCTGCGCCGGCTCGGGGCAGAGTCCGGCTCCGTGGTGCGCGTGCTGGGTGCGGCATAA
- a CDS encoding Na+/H+ antiporter subunit C codes for MEIVFAIAVGVTFGSGIWLILRPRTFQLITGLLLMSYAVNLFIFGMGRLWVDRPPITPQTPVDPSQFADPLPQGLVLTAIVIGFATTALYLVMMIGARGLTGSDHVDGEEPRE; via the coding sequence ATGGAGATCGTGTTCGCCATCGCCGTCGGGGTGACTTTCGGTTCCGGTATCTGGCTGATCCTGCGGCCACGGACGTTCCAGCTGATCACCGGGCTGCTGCTGATGTCCTACGCGGTCAACCTGTTCATTTTCGGCATGGGGCGCCTGTGGGTAGACCGTCCGCCGATCACCCCCCAGACACCGGTCGATCCGTCGCAGTTTGCCGATCCGCTGCCGCAGGGCCTCGTGCTGACGGCCATCGTGATCGGCTTTGCGACGACCGCGCTGTATCTGGTGATGATGATTGGAGCGCGCGGCCTGACAGGCAGTGACCACGTCGATGGCGAGGAGCCCCGCGAATGA
- a CDS encoding universal stress protein, with protein MTDISKIHPPDSPPGRLLLATDLGVRCDRALDRSAQLAREWHAEIVALNVVDPSVYPDRTLAWIGGATDDELMNVAHRQLARDLSGTGMPARVRIVRGRDPETAIRETACAVEADLVVTGIARQETLGQLLLGSTNERLARCLRQPLLVVHARTHGPYRRIVVATDFSAASRQALLTAIAFFPGRDVTLYHAYTPPMSGFSTNPASVGAALRTAYAQCAAFIEGTPLPTGIDLHAVVECGTLVSTLGCYVRKNRVDLVVIGRNRRDGIMNFILGNTAERLLEGLSCDMLIAQTARAP; from the coding sequence GTGACGGACATCAGCAAGATTCATCCCCCCGATTCCCCTCCCGGTCGCCTGCTCCTGGCGACCGATCTCGGTGTGCGCTGTGACCGCGCACTGGACCGCTCGGCGCAACTCGCCCGCGAGTGGCATGCGGAGATCGTCGCCCTGAACGTCGTCGATCCGTCGGTTTACCCGGACCGGACGCTTGCCTGGATCGGTGGAGCGACGGACGACGAGTTGATGAATGTGGCGCATCGGCAGCTTGCCCGCGACCTTTCGGGCACGGGGATGCCGGCGAGGGTTCGGATCGTGCGGGGACGGGACCCCGAGACGGCAATCCGCGAAACGGCCTGCGCCGTCGAGGCAGACCTGGTGGTCACCGGAATCGCACGTCAGGAAACCCTGGGACAGCTCCTGTTGGGCTCGACCAACGAGCGCCTGGCCCGCTGCCTGCGACAACCCTTGCTGGTCGTGCACGCTCGGACGCACGGGCCCTACAGACGGATTGTGGTGGCCACCGATTTTTCCGCCGCATCCCGCCAGGCCTTGCTCACGGCGATTGCGTTCTTCCCAGGCCGCGACGTGACGCTTTATCATGCTTACACCCCACCGATGTCCGGTTTCAGCACCAATCCGGCGAGCGTGGGAGCTGCCTTGCGGACGGCGTATGCACAATGCGCGGCCTTCATCGAAGGGACGCCGCTTCCGACAGGCATCGACCTCCATGCCGTGGTCGAATGCGGTACCTTGGTGTCGACACTCGGATGTTACGTGCGCAAGAACCGGGTCGATCTCGTCGTGATCGGCCGCAACCGGCGCGACGGAATCATGAACTTCATCCTTGGCAATACCGCGGAACGGCTGCTGGAGGGGCTCTCGTGTGACATGCTGATCGCACAAACGGCGCGCGCTCCCTGA
- a CDS encoding Na+/H+ antiporter subunit E, protein MRRWIPSPMLSISLLLTWLMLNQSLEAAHWLLGGILAIVGPILARPLQPHGYAHIARPLALLRLLGMSGIEIVRSCFNVGGIILFRRSEGVNSQFIRVPLELRSPHGLALLSCLINTTPGTVWVDLLPDRHELLLHVFDLHDERWWIETIKTRYERPIIELFEAPRRTGQGEST, encoded by the coding sequence ATGAGACGCTGGATTCCGTCGCCGATGCTGTCGATCAGCCTTTTGCTGACGTGGCTGATGCTGAATCAGAGCCTGGAGGCGGCACACTGGCTGCTGGGCGGCATCCTCGCAATCGTCGGCCCCATTCTGGCGCGCCCCCTGCAACCGCACGGCTACGCGCATATCGCGCGACCGCTGGCCCTGCTACGGCTGTTGGGAATGTCAGGCATCGAGATCGTGCGCTCATGCTTCAACGTCGGCGGGATCATCCTGTTCCGAAGGTCGGAAGGTGTGAATTCCCAATTCATCCGTGTGCCGCTTGAACTGCGCAGCCCGCACGGGCTGGCGCTGCTGTCCTGCCTGATCAATACCACTCCGGGCACGGTATGGGTCGATCTGCTGCCGGATCGTCATGAATTGCTGTTGCACGTGTTTGATCTGCACGACGAGCGTTGGTGGATCGAGACCATCAAGACGCGTTACGAGCGGCCCATCATCGAATTGTTCGAAGCACCGCGCCGCACCGGACAAGGAGAAAGTACGTGA
- a CDS encoding K+/H+ antiporter subunit F — protein MTPGTLVFLAIGFALVCVVLAMMLCTVRLLIGPSAQDRVLALDTLWMCTMLLALMLGIRYGSQVYFEAALIIALLGFVSTIALAKFLMRGEVIE, from the coding sequence GTGACTCCCGGCACCCTGGTGTTCCTGGCGATCGGTTTCGCACTCGTCTGTGTCGTGCTGGCCATGATGCTGTGCACCGTGCGCCTGCTGATCGGCCCGTCTGCGCAAGACCGCGTGCTCGCGCTCGATACCTTGTGGATGTGCACGATGCTGCTCGCCTTGATGCTCGGCATCCGATACGGCAGCCAAGTCTATTTTGAGGCCGCCCTGATAATTGCGCTCCTCGGCTTTGTCTCGACGATCGCATTAGCCAAGTTCCTCATGCGCGGCGAGGTGATCGAATGA
- a CDS encoding monovalent cation/H+ antiporter subunit A, giving the protein MLLASLILVPFAGSLLAALMPENARNREAWLAFVITACGLLVAGLLYPAVSSGEVLREEFAWLPSHGLELVLRVDGLAWVFTMLVLVIGLMVVLYARYYMSPKDPVPRFFSFLLAFMGSMLGVVLSGNLVQLVVFWELTSLTSFLLIGYWHHRADARRGARMAFTVTATGGLCLLAGVLVLGHIVGSYDLDEVLNSGERIRGHELYRVALVLVALGALTKSAQFPFHFWLPHAMAAPTPVSSYLHSATMVKAGVFLLVRLWPALAGTPEWNWIIGGAGVCTLLIGAFIAIFQHDLKGLLAYSTISHLGLITVLIGIGTPLAIVAAIFHILNHATFKASLFMTAGIIDHETGTRDLRVLRGLRRQLPVTAVLAIVSSAAMAGVPLLNGFLSKEMFFAETALVGGDENWWMSVAAVAMGMFSVAYSLRFISIFFGTAATPFPREPHEPPRWMRFPVELLVVVCLVVGVIPSVSIGPILDLAVTATLGSSAPDYDLAPWHGFNLALLMSAIALSGGISLYVVLRRHFNLRQREHVPLIHRLSGAQAYETFMVLLTRSAQWLLQHLGTTRLQPQLLMMMLALLIVPLLLVGTPQGWTEIPLRDPDPLFAGIWVIGCACAVAGAWMAKYHRLAALILIGGTGIVTAATFLWLSAPDLALTQLMVETVTTVLILLGLRWLPPRIEPKVLHLAIPRSVWLRRSRDMMVAVAGGLAMALLTYAVLVHPAPATIADFFLLRALSEGGGSNVVNVLLVDFRSFDTLGEVTVLSVVALTVYALLRRFRPAADSTNVPAQQKNAADAASTQSPTEQANRGYLLVAGIYLRMLLPFIGAVAAYFFMRGHNQPGGGFVAGLIFAVAILVQYMLAGAIWVENRIQLRPHRWLGFGLLLACATGLGAWAFGHPFLTTHTAHVNWPLLGELHLPSAFVFDFGVFAVVVGTTMLMLVALAHQSLRARRNPGDGMQDIVTAGRRNV; this is encoded by the coding sequence ATGCTGCTTGCTTCACTGATCCTCGTTCCGTTCGCCGGCAGTCTGTTGGCGGCACTCATGCCCGAAAACGCCCGCAACCGCGAGGCGTGGTTGGCGTTCGTCATCACGGCCTGCGGGCTGCTCGTCGCCGGTCTCCTTTACCCTGCCGTTTCTTCCGGCGAGGTGTTGCGCGAGGAGTTCGCCTGGCTACCCTCGCATGGTCTCGAACTCGTGCTGCGCGTGGACGGCCTGGCATGGGTCTTCACCATGCTGGTCCTCGTCATCGGTCTGATGGTGGTGCTGTACGCACGTTATTACATGTCGCCGAAGGACCCGGTGCCGCGTTTCTTCTCCTTCCTGCTCGCCTTCATGGGGTCGATGCTGGGCGTGGTCCTGTCCGGCAACCTGGTACAACTGGTGGTGTTCTGGGAACTCACCAGCCTGACTTCCTTCCTGCTGATCGGATACTGGCATCACCGTGCCGACGCCAGACGCGGTGCGCGAATGGCATTCACGGTGACGGCCACGGGGGGGCTGTGCCTGCTTGCCGGCGTGCTCGTGTTGGGCCACATCGTCGGCAGCTACGATCTCGATGAAGTGCTGAATTCGGGGGAGCGCATCCGGGGGCACGAGTTGTACCGGGTGGCGCTGGTGCTGGTCGCGCTGGGGGCGCTGACCAAGAGCGCCCAGTTCCCGTTCCATTTCTGGCTGCCGCATGCGATGGCCGCCCCGACGCCCGTATCCTCGTATCTCCATTCCGCGACCATGGTGAAGGCCGGCGTCTTCCTGCTCGTGCGGTTGTGGCCGGCGCTGGCCGGAACGCCGGAATGGAACTGGATCATCGGCGGCGCCGGAGTATGCACGCTGCTGATCGGGGCCTTCATCGCGATCTTCCAGCACGATCTCAAGGGCCTGCTGGCCTATTCGACGATCAGCCACCTCGGGCTGATTACCGTCCTGATCGGCATCGGCACGCCGCTGGCGATCGTCGCGGCGATCTTCCACATCCTCAATCATGCGACCTTCAAGGCTTCGTTGTTCATGACCGCCGGCATCATCGACCACGAAACCGGCACCCGTGATCTGCGCGTCCTGCGCGGATTGCGTCGCCAGCTGCCGGTGACCGCGGTGCTCGCCATCGTCTCCAGTGCCGCCATGGCGGGCGTGCCCCTTCTCAACGGCTTCCTGTCGAAAGAGATGTTCTTCGCGGAGACCGCGCTGGTGGGCGGGGACGAAAACTGGTGGATGTCCGTCGCCGCCGTGGCAATGGGCATGTTCAGCGTCGCGTACTCGCTGCGTTTCATCTCGATTTTCTTCGGCACGGCTGCGACCCCATTCCCGCGCGAGCCCCACGAGCCGCCACGCTGGATGCGGTTTCCGGTGGAGCTGCTGGTGGTCGTATGCCTCGTGGTCGGCGTCATCCCGAGCGTGAGCATCGGTCCGATCCTTGACTTGGCCGTGACGGCGACGCTGGGTTCGAGCGCGCCTGACTACGACCTCGCGCCCTGGCATGGCTTCAACCTCGCACTGCTGATGAGTGCGATTGCGCTCAGCGGGGGAATATCGCTGTACGTCGTTCTGCGCCGTCACTTCAACCTGCGCCAGCGGGAGCACGTTCCGCTCATCCATCGTTTGAGCGGAGCGCAGGCTTACGAAACGTTCATGGTGCTCCTGACGCGCTCGGCTCAATGGCTGCTGCAGCATCTAGGCACCACGCGCCTGCAGCCCCAGCTGTTGATGATGATGCTGGCGCTGCTGATCGTTCCGCTGTTGCTGGTCGGCACGCCGCAGGGCTGGACCGAGATTCCGCTGCGCGATCCCGATCCGCTCTTCGCTGGCATCTGGGTCATCGGTTGTGCCTGCGCCGTGGCGGGAGCGTGGATGGCGAAGTACCACCGCCTGGCCGCCCTCATCCTCATCGGCGGAACGGGCATCGTCACCGCGGCAACATTCCTGTGGCTCTCGGCACCTGACTTGGCGCTCACGCAATTGATGGTGGAAACCGTCACGACGGTGCTGATCCTGCTCGGCCTGCGCTGGTTGCCGCCGCGCATCGAGCCCAAGGTGCTCCATCTCGCGATTCCGCGCAGTGTGTGGCTGCGGCGCTCGCGCGACATGATGGTTGCGGTTGCAGGCGGCCTTGCAATGGCGCTGCTGACCTACGCGGTGCTGGTGCATCCTGCGCCGGCGACAATCGCGGATTTCTTCCTCCTGCGCGCCTTGAGCGAAGGTGGCGGCAGCAACGTCGTGAACGTGCTGTTGGTCGATTTCCGCAGCTTCGACACGCTGGGCGAAGTGACCGTGCTGTCGGTCGTCGCACTCACGGTGTACGCGCTGCTGCGGCGCTTCCGTCCCGCTGCTGACAGCACGAACGTCCCCGCACAGCAAAAGAATGCGGCCGATGCCGCAAGCACGCAAAGTCCGACCGAACAGGCAAACCGCGGCTACCTGCTCGTGGCTGGCATCTACCTGCGCATGCTGTTGCCCTTCATTGGAGCCGTCGCGGCGTATTTCTTCATGCGCGGACACAACCAGCCGGGTGGCGGCTTCGTTGCAGGTCTGATCTTCGCGGTGGCGATCTTGGTGCAATACATGCTGGCCGGTGCAATTTGGGTCGAGAATCGCATTCAGCTGCGGCCGCACAGATGGCTCGGGTTCGGGTTGCTGCTGGCATGCGCGACCGGCCTGGGGGCATGGGCATTCGGACACCCCTTCCTGACAACCCATACGGCGCACGTCAACTGGCCGCTGCTGGGCGAACTCCATCTGCCGAGCGCCTTCGTGTTCGATTTTGGCGTGTTTGCGGTCGTCGTGGGTACGACGATGCTGATGCTGGTTGCGCTCGCGCATCAGTCCCTGCGCGCTCGTCGGAATCCCGGCGACGGGATGCAGGACATCGTCACGGCCGGCCGGAGGAACGTCTGA